AAGCAGGGGGAAGTTAGCGTGATGTATAGTTTTAGGAAATAACTTATTCTTTCGTGAAATGCTATACTATAAAGCTGGATTTCAAACTTCAGAGAGAGGTTTTACAaacaggaaaatttgatccaaatgtttctttgaaaaaaaagcagGCTAGAAAAGATAATAGGGATTGTTCCAAAATAGAGAGATCATAGCTGATGTATGGCCATCTGGTGTTATAGCTGATGTTTATAGCAGCACAAAATTTAGCTTGGTATGATTTTCTGGCCCAGTTCAATTTCACCCGATTGGCTTTTTTGCATAGCACAGAAACGTTTTTGTGATGAGACGAAATACAACTGAGAAGAAATTGAGCCTCTGTGACGTTATATTAAGGATAGAAAGTGGAACAAATTGATCTCCAACAAGACGATTTGCAGATAGCTTCTGATGTTAATGGTTTGACACTGCTCTATGTTTTGCGTTTCCTGTGTTTCAACAGAGAGTGTACTCTCAGACAAAGAGAAAAATGGACCCccttctttttttttatttaagtaGCAGCCTGTACGTTATTTCTGAAGCGTGGAATCTCCTGAAGCTATTAATGTATACTTGGCTATTATGGGAGACTACCTTCATTACGGCTTGTATGTATGCCCCCTTAGAGCAGCTGGGATATATCGCTACAGTTCACCCTTTGTGGTACGCCAACAAAGAACATCAAAAATCTTTCAGCAGACTGGCTAACATGATATTATTAATAACTGGGCAGATATTTACTCCAGGAATTGAGCGGTGAATCCAATTTCAACCAATCAGTGGGCTGTTTTCTCTTTCCGTGTAATAACGCCGATCTGTCTGAGTCATGCTCGTAAGTCCTTCCCTGGCAGTGGAGTCGGTGGAGGAAACTTGACTCCCGTGCTCTTTGAAACCATCAGGCAGAGGTCAGCCTGAAATCAAGAGGAAAGCTTCGTGTCACTGAATTCTTAATCAACATGATGAAATTGCATCTTATATCTATACATTATCGCGTCACTGCCTTTGCTCGGAGGTATAAGCTGTGAATTTAAACATTCGTAACCTCTGAACCTAATTTAAAAGTAAACCCTCGTTTATTGGTCTATTTCTCTGACTATTGTGAACAGTTTTACCATTtcctttatcaaaattttatcagaCATTTCAACCACGAATTTGAACAATTAAGATAATAGATTTTTCTGTTGTACTCATCGTGATAAAGGCAAATCATCTTTGTTCCCGAGTATCTTAGTAATTTCTGCTCATATCAAATATTgtcaacaaaatgaaaacagtaTCAGTGAAAACCTAAAAAAATGACAACGGGGAAATGCTTCTGCCAAAGAAAATTTATGACAAATTTTGACCTGaatatcaaaattctgtactACATACAGTACTGACAGCTTAAAAAGCATGGGGATTGTGATTTTTCCCACCTTTTATTTGCAACTCATATTTGACCTCATCATCTTCATTGCCAGAGGATTTATTATACATTTTAAGGACTGCGTAGGAGCCCTGATGAAATTGCCAGTGACTCTCATAAAATAAAGGTGTAGCATGCAGCAAGTGAATAAGTTGTCACGTTGCCGTGCTCTCCATTGATTGCAAGGTCatatttgtaaagaaaatgaGGCCAAGTACATGAAATATTCGTTAATTGAAAATTTCCCTGCAATTTACTCGCATCAAGTTGCTATCTTTTCAAATAATTCTTTGTTATTTTCGTTTCATGTGAACAGCTATTCAATGTCGTTCTGCTTACTGAAACATGTTGAATTATTCAATCATCATCGCTCTACCTTGCATATACCCCATAACATGTAAATGTGCTGATGAcatcataatttttgaaattctaCTATAAACTATATCATCGAAGCATTTATTGTTATATCTATATGCAGGGGGGGAGTAGAGATCTGACGACTGACAATTTATCAGGTTTCAGTGAGTAGAACAACGTGAATAAGTACTCACATGAAACTGAAATAACTGAAGTAATTTGAAATAATAGTGACTTTGTTCATCCAAATTGGATTTACCTTGAATAGTGTTGAACACAAggaaatatcataaaaatttttactgcattttttgGAAATGATGGGTGTTTTATTCTCAAGATAATTTCTCCTATGTGAGGCGAAAGAAGATAAAGACCAAACCTTACCAATTTATTCACTCAACACTCATGGTGTTTTCATCATTAGAAACTTCATCTGCTTTTCATTCGCCACCATCAAATATTGGGAAACTCAAAGCTGGGTTAATTCTGCCAGTATATCATCACTGAAAGTTGTTATCGCCCATTAAGTTTACTCATACATCAGTCTACACAGTGTGGAGACACTTCAGTTCACTGGCTTTCCACTCAAATCAAGACAAGCAGGAGAAGTGAAAATTGTGAAGGCTTTTAACGTACACCatcttttaaaaataaaaccacTAAATGTGAATCTTTAACCTTTTTACAGCTGGGATACACATGTCAGTAATTTGACTATCGTGGCTCTCTGCGAGGATTACTGATGTGTCACTTTAGACTGAGTATCCTCAGAAACCTAAATCAATACAAGCTTTCAGAGCAACAGCTGACCAAAATCTGACAATCGACGTAATGATAGGGAAGAGCTTCGACTGGGCGAGCATAGATCGAATACTCAATTTGTTGATTTCGTCTTTGCAGGGGTCCTTGTTGTCAATGTAACGTGGAGGAACAAAACCTATGTTGGAACACTCCTAGACTGCAGCAAGCATGATTGGGCTCCTCCAAGGTGAGCAGTTCATAACAAAGGCGAATGCAAACCATCTCTGTGTGTATCTGCATTGCGTGCTTTCTTCTCCATTTTACTTCTTTGCATGTGATGTCCATACATAAACCCAgcaactgaaagaaaaaaaaataagtgaGAGAGAAATAGATTACTGTTTCTTTTCATTTGTGTCTGGAGATTACTTTTGATGGCTTTTATCTGACTGAGCTGACTGGATACGCGACACTCCCCGAAATCAATCATATAAGAAATGGTTTGTCAAATTGCATCCGTCTGTTCCATCCTGACAGATAAGTAGCTGCCATAGTGTAATGCCTGGAATGCACCCTGAAAGCAAATGATAATTCTTTGCATTGCAGATCTCCATTACCACTCAGCAGCTGCTTATCAAATGGCTACATCAGTGCAAAAATCTAATCCCACATTTCAGTAATCGGTTGATGATAGGAATCACGTAACTCTCTTGTGcactttgtaattttatgaccctttttttaattttagacTTCCAATCAGTGTTGAAATCCAGAGTCTAATTCCTTTCTGCTTCTCTTCTTCCAGATTCTGTGATTCGCCCACGAGTGACATGGAAGTCAGGCCGCCGAAAACCGGAGGAAGAGGCAAGAGAGGGCGCTCTAACTCAAGCACACCATTGATGGGAGGTGATATGAGTAACTACACAGAGACGAGGACCTCTATCCATAGCAAACTTCGCAACTCTAACGGGAAAGGCCGTAGAGGCAGTGCAGCGGGTTCAAGGACTCCGACGAATGGGCTAGAACGAGGTAAACGAAAGAGCAAGCCCATGGAACTAGATTTGAACTCGAGTTTTGACGAGGGGCGTGCTGCCAGCAAACGTATCAGAACAAACTCTCGCGGCACACCGACAACTCCTCACACACCTGCAGAGAGTGTAGTCAATGATATGCCTCCATCTCCAGTACTAATTGAATGCCCTGAACCGAactgtgggaaaaaatacaaacatattaATGGACTGCGCTATCATCAGACTCATGCGCATTTGAATGCCGTGGCCGGCAAAATGGACGGCTCTGCTGAAGAACAGGAGAGTGAAAGTAAGTCACTGTCGTCGGAGGACAGCAACTCGGCCCCAGCATCGGTAGAGAGCTTGAAATCTAAAGCACCGGCTCAAAGTGAATATGACTTTTCTGATTCCAACTCAAAAAATACTACAGTGAAGGGACTAGCTACGAAAGCGGGACATGCTCCCGACGGTAAATGCCCAGCAAATGCAGTCAGTGTTGTCGTGAAGGAGGAACCTAACGTTGAAAAGGGAGAAAATTTTGTCAAGGAGAGTGAAAAGCAGGTAGAGAAGCCTCAGACGCCCAAGTCTGGAAAGTCTAAGCACGATAAGGTCTCCGGAAAGTCGCACAAGAGCTCGGAGAAAGTCAAATCCAAGGATGGAAGCGGCACTCCGAAGCCCAGAATGAAGAAGCATGTGTCATCCGGGGAAGACACAACCCTGGAGTTCCAGGCCATGGTGCAAAGCGCTCTAGCGTCACAAAGCCAACCACAACAGccacagcagcagcagcagcagcaacagcagGTGTTAATGCCGGAAGTAGGTGCTAGGAAAGAAGTGGTGACCGTCGCGGGGACTGTAACGCCCGCCATCAACCCGGTCACCAGCGTCATTCAGAGTATCAAAATAGAGCCAGGACTCAAAGAAAGCAACAGCAGCAGTTGCTGCACTGTTCAGCCTCCTCCGCCGAGTCTAGAGAAAATTCGGACTTCCACTAAGGAGGATGGGAGGAATTCTGAAATGGCAGATTTTGAGGGACCAAAGAAAAGGGAGAAAGAGAAACATAAGTCGGGAGATCGGGAGAAACACAAGAAAAGCAGCAAAGCCGAGAAATCTGTGCCAAAGTTGAAAAGCGCCCGACCCATAGCTCCCGCTCCGCCTGTACCGCAGCTGATCGCAATCCCAGGATTTGCAGCTACCAGCACTGCAGGTGGTACAGTCACCATAAGCCCAGTGACTACCAACCCACAAGCAACTCCCATTAGTCCCCCCTTGATACCGATCCAACCCAAGCCGACTGTGATGGGTGAGCCGATAGTGAACCCCTCCCTCTCGTCCTTGAAGGAGCGGAAACACAAGAGCAAGAAGAAGTCCAAGGACAAAGACAAAGAGGAGAAGGGCGAGAAGTCGAAGGAATCTTCGAAAGACAAAGAGAGCAAAAGTGAGAAACACAGCAAACAGACATCAGAGAGAAGTAAGATGGAGGAGACTAATATATTGAAAAGAGCACTAACTGAATCAGGGATATTAGATGAGACGGAGAAGAGTCCCTCACCGCCTCAAACAAGTGAACCATCACCTGTTTTTACGCCATCAAATGTGGTCAGTGAGCCGCCAAAGGCAGTTGTCGCACCAACCAGGCCAGAGATTCCCAAGCTCATCCCGAGCGACAGCGTTCCTAAGTCTGCTACAGCGCATGTGATAACTAGCGCCCCAAAGTCAGTGGAGAGTGACAGCATACACAGACACGAGAGACTCAGCAACCTAAGTGCAAATACAGCTGCAGTGGCACCGAACTCACACGCGCCCTCTGAACCATTGCATGTGATCACCACTGCACCTCAGGGGAGCAGCAGCGCCAACCAGGACGCGAGGAGTCCAGCATACTCCGACATTTCTGATGCAAACGACGACATCAACAGCGACTGCCCGAAACAGTGCGATGACCCCTACCAGTTCAACGATGACTCCCAGCCCCCTGCTGTCAAAAGCCACCCTCCTTTACATGGTGAAATGAGAAAAGAACGGGACGAGGTGTCGGTGTATGCACCGTACAGTAGCAGCCTCACGTCCAAGATGCACTCACCATCTGTGCTAGAGAACAAAAAGAGACCGAATGAGGATAACTTGAAATATATGCAGAAGGACTCTGAAAAACACAGAAAGGATGCTGGAGAGACATCAGAATCAAGTGAGCACAAGAaagccaagaaagatgagacaCAGGAACAGTCAAAACCATCTTCATCATTAGGACAGTTTCCAGAACCACAGCACCCCTCTCCTAAAATGATACCACAGCAAATGTATCCACAGTATCCATACATGCCCGGATACATGGGCTATAGTATTGACAGGACTTACCACATGCATCTCATGGCCACCGATCCCCATTACAGGCACCAACATGAGAAATTCATGGAAGAACAGGAAAGGCTTAGGCAGGAGCACGAGAGAGCGGAGTGGGAAAAGCgggaaaaatcaaaacaggAGAAGTCCCAGCGGACTCCGGAAAAGGAAAGCGAAAAGCACAAAACTGAGCAAGTGACTCCGTCGAAAAGCACTGAGAGGAAAGAAGCAAGGTTGAGCGACTCAGAAAACTGGCAGAGAGGGGAGGAAAGAATGAATGATAGAATGAAGGAAAAGCAGAGGGAGAACCACCAGATCATGGCGGAGAGTATTGAGTTGAAGTCGCAAGTGGGACAGCCTTCCAATCGAGAACCTATTTACGATGCAAGGGCGCTGTATGAACAGAGGCAGCGGGAAGACATCCGACAGCATTATCTGTATCAACAGAAAGTGCTGGAGCAACAGAGGTTCGAGGAAGAACGCCGACGtcaacatcaacatcaacatcaacatcaacacCAACATCAGCATCAGAGTGAGaaagaaaagagagagagaactgAAGCTAAGTCAACAGAGGCTGCGAAGGAAACACCAAAAAAAGATAGGCCGACTAAAGAGACGCCGAGCAAGGCTGATAAAGAATCCAAAACTTCAACAAAAATTGTAGAAGAGAAAAAGGAGGACAGAGAACACAGAAAGCAATCGTCCAATCCTGAGGAGAAATCTCATCAGTCAATGGACTCAAAACCACATCACCACGAGACGGCCAAGTTTCCGGATGGCTATCCAGCGTACATGCAGCATCCGTTCATGCAGTCAGCTCATTATGGTCCCGTGCCGTTTGATCCCAATCACCCAGCATACAGACCCGTCAATCCCATCATGACGGTTCCGCCAAGTGGGTTCCCAGGAGCTGCGTATTTACCCGCCGATTTTCGATACTCGGGACCAGCCACAATGGTCACGCCGACCTGGAAGATGGCCCCAAGTGAAGAGAAAGTCATTGACCATGAGAGGGAGAGAGCTGAACGTGAAAGGGAACGGGAGCGAGAACGAGAACAAGAAAGACAGCGAGAGCGGGCAGCGGTTGTGTCACCATTAGCGAAGTCACCACATGCCGCCGCCTCACGCCACACTTCACCGGAAAGGCCACCCAAGGCCCTTGAACTGCTACAGCAGCACGCCTCACAGTACTACAACTCACAGCACAAAGGAGAATCCCGACCTTCCAACGAAGACAGGAGCAAAACCGTGTCGCCGGCGAGGCCGACATCAAGATCACCCGCCATCAAGCCGCACGCTGAAGGGCACCCATCATCGAAGGGGGAGAGTTCAAGCCAGTTAGAGCCTGGACTGTGTCATGAAATGTCACCACCGATGCAGAGGCATCTACACACCCATCATCATACCCACCATGTTGGTATGGGATATCCACTCATGGCCGCACCGTATGATCCTTATGGTAAGTTCAGCCGTCAACTTGGTGCAAACCGTAACAATCTAAAACATTGCTGCTGTCACCATGTCTCCTTGCTTATGACGCATTGACAGAAAAACAGTCTTCTTGACTTTATGGTGCATTGCCTCGCAGAACAAAAACAGAGTGAGAAGTAAATTTGAATCAAACTGGTTCATTATCAATTATAAGATTCAGATATCAAGCTTGATGGTGTGCGCTACCAAAAGTTGTTTAAGCTTTTGTATGTTGAAGGCACTTGAAGTTTGCATTCTTTGTATTATGGTGAAACACAAAGAGGTAAAAAGAACGCATCACATATATTATGGATCACCACATATTTcactaaattattttatttcttcccATTTTCTAGCTGCTGTGTTGGCAAATCCCCAGGCTGCTGCAGTCGCCAGTATATCACCTTATACAGCCCGAAGGTAAGCCGAAATTCCCTTTGTCTCTCAGCTGCCATAATTCTAGGCTGCAAAGTTTAGAAATAGATCggaaattaaaatatttgaaaacttcCCATCATATGTGATACAGTGTTTTGTTCTTCAGAGGAGGAAGCATACACATTGATAGTATCTCTTGATGAAGAAAATTTACCATAAGTAAGTGTTTAAcgagtgttttgtttttttttctctttcaggGAATAAATATCTAGATGTGATTCTCCAATTggaatatataaaatacagtctACATATTGGTGCTAGTACTATATTCATCATGTGTGTTTTATGGATGGAGAGCCTCTACCAGGCTACCAGATGCTGCATGGAGTTTAAACTGAATACTGACTGTTCCTGTGGTGTATTTGTCttggacctttgacctttgaccttacttGGAAAGTCTTGAGATGTTTGTGTCTCATTCATGGCCTTGTGCAGTGAGCAGAGCATTGTGAATATGGAGTTTTACCGAGAGCTTTCTGTGAGCGGCTGTGGTTTTTGAGAGCTAGGATTTACAGACAGCTAAACGTATAGTGCTTACGCTGCTGCGTGATGTTCCAGGAATTTTTTTACTGTAATTATTGCTTGTTGACGGTTCTGGATGTAGTAAGGAGCATCTCAACGTCTCTGCATGCCGCAGAAGATGTTACTGCAGCTTTTCATCGGAGTCTTAAAAACTGTTATTGTTTCTTGTGTGTATGCTGAAGTATGGACTGATGACAAGACACCGATTGACATGCCATGACCTTCCTCAGTACTGTACCCCAgggtggaaaatgtatatagaaGTTTTTGTAGAAACGTTATGGCCTGTGGAACCTGTGTGTGAAGTATTCCGTAGACTCTGCAGTCGACTCTGCGTGAAATTTGAACTTGGACATCAAATCAGCATCCTGACTCTCTGAAAATGTGGCATTCCTACCGGAATTTCATTTGCTGAATGCTGGGAAGATTTTTTTCCTGTTTCGTGACTTTCATGAGAAAAGCACAAAAAGCAACTTTGccttatttttgtgttttttttttcctgaagACACCTGTGACAA
This is a stretch of genomic DNA from Ptychodera flava strain L36383 chromosome 21, AS_Pfla_20210202, whole genome shotgun sequence. It encodes these proteins:
- the LOC139121327 gene encoding zinc finger protein 608-like isoform X2 translates to MKYPGRNASPNKENINSRYSEGCGVVSEQRKVSPQGNMATVLREHENSLPYDSSDEWEIGVGDLIIDLDADLEKEKQAGDGKTASPDASPLKIGKMKIKRKTSSGMKSESAKYEISQKKDELLPLAMSDIPQSNFEHVNGLCADKAGRQMPEDKGGKSGRSSGHHKRDGGNRQDRNSNTNRGSDHGQNGGANSGGDGNHGNADGSGGSGRDGGDNNRDGNKDNNDKDDREDDDENKSEGTKNVKQKHGSKKSKGEKVTVAVGTSDMATLTEPECLAPCEPGTSVNLEGIVWHETDGGVLVVNVTWRNKTYVGTLLDCSKHDWAPPRFCDSPTSDMEVRPPKTGGRGKRGRSNSSTPLMGGDMSNYTETRTSIHSKLRNSNGKGRRGSAAGSRTPTNGLERGKRKSKPMELDLNSSFDEGRAASKRIRTNSRGTPTTPHTPAESVVNDMPPSPVLIECPEPNCGKKYKHINGLRYHQTHAHLNAVAGKMDGSAEEQESESKSLSSEDSNSAPASVESLKSKAPAQSEYDFSDSNSKNTTVKGLATKAGHAPDGKCPANAVSVVVKEEPNVEKGENFVKESEKQVEKPQTPKSGKSKHDKVSGKSHKSSEKVKSKDGSGTPKPRMKKHVSSGEDTTLEFQAMVQSALASQSQPQQPQQQQQQQQQVLMPEVGARKEVVTVAGTVTPAINPVTSVIQSIKIEPGLKESNSSSCCTVQPPPPSLEKIRTSTKEDGRNSEMADFEGPKKREKEKHKSGDREKHKKSSKAEKSVPKLKSARPIAPAPPVPQLIAIPGFAATSTAGGTVTISPVTTNPQATPISPPLIPIQPKPTVMGEPIVNPSLSSLKERKHKSKKKSKDKDKEEKGEKSKESSKDKESKSEKHSKQTSERSKMEETNILKRALTESGILDETEKSPSPPQTSEPSPVFTPSNVVSEPPKAVVAPTRPEIPKLIPSDSVPKSATAHVITSAPKSVESDSIHRHERLSNLSANTAAVAPNSHAPSEPLHVITTAPQGSSSANQDARSPAYSDISDANDDINSDCPKQCDDPYQFNDDSQPPAVKSHPPLHGEMRKERDEVSVYAPYSSSLTSKMHSPSVLENKKRPNEDNLKYMQKDSEKHRKDAGETSESSEHKKAKKDETQEQSKPSSSLGQFPEPQHPSPKMIPQQMYPQYPYMPGYMGYSIDRTYHMHLMATDPHYRHQHEKFMEEQERLRQEHERAEWEKREKSKQEKSQRTPEKESEKHKTEQVTPSKSTERKEARLSDSENWQRGEERMNDRMKEKQRENHQIMAESIELKSQVGQPSNREPIYDARALYEQRQREDIRQHYLYQQKVLEQQRFEEERRRQHQHQHQHQHQHQHQSEKEKRERTEAKSTEAAKETPKKDRPTKETPSKADKESKTSTKIVEEKKEDREHRKQSSNPEEKSHQSMDSKPHHHETAKFPDGYPAYMQHPFMQSAHYGPVPFDPNHPAYRPVNPIMTVPPSGFPGAAYLPADFRYSGPATMVTPTWKMAPSEEKVIDHERERAEREREREREREQERQRERAAVVSPLAKSPHAAASRHTSPERPPKALELLQQHASQYYNSQHKGESRPSNEDRSKTVSPARPTSRSPAIKPHAEGHPSSKGESSSQLEPGLCHEMSPPMQRHLHTHHHTHHVGMGYPLMAAPYDPYAAVLANPQAAAVASISPYTARRE
- the LOC139121327 gene encoding zinc finger protein 608-like isoform X3 codes for the protein MTVSRLERVSEKENINSRYSEGCGVVSEQRKVSPQGNMATVLREHENSLPYDSSDEWEIGVGDLIIDLDADLEKEKQAGDGKTASPDASPLKIGKMKIKRKTSSGMKSESAKYEISQKKDELLPLAMSDIPQSNFEHVNGLCADKAGRQMPEDKGGKSGRSSGHHKRDGGNRQDRNSNTNRGSDHGQNGGANSGGDGNHGNADGSGGSGRDGGDNNRDGNKDNNDKDDREDDDENKSEGTKNVKQKHGSKKSKGEKVTVAVGTSDMATLTEPECLAPCEPGTSVNLEGIVWHETDGGVLVVNVTWRNKTYVGTLLDCSKHDWAPPRFCDSPTSDMEVRPPKTGGRGKRGRSNSSTPLMGGDMSNYTETRTSIHSKLRNSNGKGRRGSAAGSRTPTNGLERGKRKSKPMELDLNSSFDEGRAASKRIRTNSRGTPTTPHTPAESVVNDMPPSPVLIECPEPNCGKKYKHINGLRYHQTHAHLNAVAGKMDGSAEEQESESKSLSSEDSNSAPASVESLKSKAPAQSEYDFSDSNSKNTTVKGLATKAGHAPDGKCPANAVSVVVKEEPNVEKGENFVKESEKQVEKPQTPKSGKSKHDKVSGKSHKSSEKVKSKDGSGTPKPRMKKHVSSGEDTTLEFQAMVQSALASQSQPQQPQQQQQQQQQVLMPEVGARKEVVTVAGTVTPAINPVTSVIQSIKIEPGLKESNSSSCCTVQPPPPSLEKIRTSTKEDGRNSEMADFEGPKKREKEKHKSGDREKHKKSSKAEKSVPKLKSARPIAPAPPVPQLIAIPGFAATSTAGGTVTISPVTTNPQATPISPPLIPIQPKPTVMGEPIVNPSLSSLKERKHKSKKKSKDKDKEEKGEKSKESSKDKESKSEKHSKQTSERSKMEETNILKRALTESGILDETEKSPSPPQTSEPSPVFTPSNVVSEPPKAVVAPTRPEIPKLIPSDSVPKSATAHVITSAPKSVESDSIHRHERLSNLSANTAAVAPNSHAPSEPLHVITTAPQGSSSANQDARSPAYSDISDANDDINSDCPKQCDDPYQFNDDSQPPAVKSHPPLHGEMRKERDEVSVYAPYSSSLTSKMHSPSVLENKKRPNEDNLKYMQKDSEKHRKDAGETSESSEHKKAKKDETQEQSKPSSSLGQFPEPQHPSPKMIPQQMYPQYPYMPGYMGYSIDRTYHMHLMATDPHYRHQHEKFMEEQERLRQEHERAEWEKREKSKQEKSQRTPEKESEKHKTEQVTPSKSTERKEARLSDSENWQRGEERMNDRMKEKQRENHQIMAESIELKSQVGQPSNREPIYDARALYEQRQREDIRQHYLYQQKVLEQQRFEEERRRQHQHQHQHQHQHQHQSEKEKRERTEAKSTEAAKETPKKDRPTKETPSKADKESKTSTKIVEEKKEDREHRKQSSNPEEKSHQSMDSKPHHHETAKFPDGYPAYMQHPFMQSAHYGPVPFDPNHPAYRPVNPIMTVPPSGFPGAAYLPADFRYSGPATMVTPTWKMAPSEEKVIDHERERAEREREREREREQERQRERAAVVSPLAKSPHAAASRHTSPERPPKALELLQQHASQYYNSQHKGESRPSNEDRSKTVSPARPTSRSPAIKPHAEGHPSSKGESSSQLEPGLCHEMSPPMQRHLHTHHHTHHVGMGYPLMAAPYDPYAAVLANPQAAAVASISPYTARRE
- the LOC139121327 gene encoding zinc finger protein 608-like isoform X1, whose product is MDMLHCLDDQIDKENINSRYSEGCGVVSEQRKVSPQGNMATVLREHENSLPYDSSDEWEIGVGDLIIDLDADLEKEKQAGDGKTASPDASPLKIGKMKIKRKTSSGMKSESAKYEISQKKDELLPLAMSDIPQSNFEHVNGLCADKAGRQMPEDKGGKSGRSSGHHKRDGGNRQDRNSNTNRGSDHGQNGGANSGGDGNHGNADGSGGSGRDGGDNNRDGNKDNNDKDDREDDDENKSEGTKNVKQKHGSKKSKGEKVTVAVGTSDMATLTEPECLAPCEPGTSVNLEGIVWHETDGGVLVVNVTWRNKTYVGTLLDCSKHDWAPPRFCDSPTSDMEVRPPKTGGRGKRGRSNSSTPLMGGDMSNYTETRTSIHSKLRNSNGKGRRGSAAGSRTPTNGLERGKRKSKPMELDLNSSFDEGRAASKRIRTNSRGTPTTPHTPAESVVNDMPPSPVLIECPEPNCGKKYKHINGLRYHQTHAHLNAVAGKMDGSAEEQESESKSLSSEDSNSAPASVESLKSKAPAQSEYDFSDSNSKNTTVKGLATKAGHAPDGKCPANAVSVVVKEEPNVEKGENFVKESEKQVEKPQTPKSGKSKHDKVSGKSHKSSEKVKSKDGSGTPKPRMKKHVSSGEDTTLEFQAMVQSALASQSQPQQPQQQQQQQQQVLMPEVGARKEVVTVAGTVTPAINPVTSVIQSIKIEPGLKESNSSSCCTVQPPPPSLEKIRTSTKEDGRNSEMADFEGPKKREKEKHKSGDREKHKKSSKAEKSVPKLKSARPIAPAPPVPQLIAIPGFAATSTAGGTVTISPVTTNPQATPISPPLIPIQPKPTVMGEPIVNPSLSSLKERKHKSKKKSKDKDKEEKGEKSKESSKDKESKSEKHSKQTSERSKMEETNILKRALTESGILDETEKSPSPPQTSEPSPVFTPSNVVSEPPKAVVAPTRPEIPKLIPSDSVPKSATAHVITSAPKSVESDSIHRHERLSNLSANTAAVAPNSHAPSEPLHVITTAPQGSSSANQDARSPAYSDISDANDDINSDCPKQCDDPYQFNDDSQPPAVKSHPPLHGEMRKERDEVSVYAPYSSSLTSKMHSPSVLENKKRPNEDNLKYMQKDSEKHRKDAGETSESSEHKKAKKDETQEQSKPSSSLGQFPEPQHPSPKMIPQQMYPQYPYMPGYMGYSIDRTYHMHLMATDPHYRHQHEKFMEEQERLRQEHERAEWEKREKSKQEKSQRTPEKESEKHKTEQVTPSKSTERKEARLSDSENWQRGEERMNDRMKEKQRENHQIMAESIELKSQVGQPSNREPIYDARALYEQRQREDIRQHYLYQQKVLEQQRFEEERRRQHQHQHQHQHQHQHQSEKEKRERTEAKSTEAAKETPKKDRPTKETPSKADKESKTSTKIVEEKKEDREHRKQSSNPEEKSHQSMDSKPHHHETAKFPDGYPAYMQHPFMQSAHYGPVPFDPNHPAYRPVNPIMTVPPSGFPGAAYLPADFRYSGPATMVTPTWKMAPSEEKVIDHERERAEREREREREREQERQRERAAVVSPLAKSPHAAASRHTSPERPPKALELLQQHASQYYNSQHKGESRPSNEDRSKTVSPARPTSRSPAIKPHAEGHPSSKGESSSQLEPGLCHEMSPPMQRHLHTHHHTHHVGMGYPLMAAPYDPYAAVLANPQAAAVASISPYTARRE
- the LOC139121327 gene encoding zinc finger protein 608-like isoform X4, translating into MDMLHCLDDQIDKVTVAVGTSDMATLTEPECLAPCEPGTSVNLEGIVWHETDGGVLVVNVTWRNKTYVGTLLDCSKHDWAPPRFCDSPTSDMEVRPPKTGGRGKRGRSNSSTPLMGGDMSNYTETRTSIHSKLRNSNGKGRRGSAAGSRTPTNGLERGKRKSKPMELDLNSSFDEGRAASKRIRTNSRGTPTTPHTPAESVVNDMPPSPVLIECPEPNCGKKYKHINGLRYHQTHAHLNAVAGKMDGSAEEQESESKSLSSEDSNSAPASVESLKSKAPAQSEYDFSDSNSKNTTVKGLATKAGHAPDGKCPANAVSVVVKEEPNVEKGENFVKESEKQVEKPQTPKSGKSKHDKVSGKSHKSSEKVKSKDGSGTPKPRMKKHVSSGEDTTLEFQAMVQSALASQSQPQQPQQQQQQQQQVLMPEVGARKEVVTVAGTVTPAINPVTSVIQSIKIEPGLKESNSSSCCTVQPPPPSLEKIRTSTKEDGRNSEMADFEGPKKREKEKHKSGDREKHKKSSKAEKSVPKLKSARPIAPAPPVPQLIAIPGFAATSTAGGTVTISPVTTNPQATPISPPLIPIQPKPTVMGEPIVNPSLSSLKERKHKSKKKSKDKDKEEKGEKSKESSKDKESKSEKHSKQTSERSKMEETNILKRALTESGILDETEKSPSPPQTSEPSPVFTPSNVVSEPPKAVVAPTRPEIPKLIPSDSVPKSATAHVITSAPKSVESDSIHRHERLSNLSANTAAVAPNSHAPSEPLHVITTAPQGSSSANQDARSPAYSDISDANDDINSDCPKQCDDPYQFNDDSQPPAVKSHPPLHGEMRKERDEVSVYAPYSSSLTSKMHSPSVLENKKRPNEDNLKYMQKDSEKHRKDAGETSESSEHKKAKKDETQEQSKPSSSLGQFPEPQHPSPKMIPQQMYPQYPYMPGYMGYSIDRTYHMHLMATDPHYRHQHEKFMEEQERLRQEHERAEWEKREKSKQEKSQRTPEKESEKHKTEQVTPSKSTERKEARLSDSENWQRGEERMNDRMKEKQRENHQIMAESIELKSQVGQPSNREPIYDARALYEQRQREDIRQHYLYQQKVLEQQRFEEERRRQHQHQHQHQHQHQHQSEKEKRERTEAKSTEAAKETPKKDRPTKETPSKADKESKTSTKIVEEKKEDREHRKQSSNPEEKSHQSMDSKPHHHETAKFPDGYPAYMQHPFMQSAHYGPVPFDPNHPAYRPVNPIMTVPPSGFPGAAYLPADFRYSGPATMVTPTWKMAPSEEKVIDHERERAEREREREREREQERQRERAAVVSPLAKSPHAAASRHTSPERPPKALELLQQHASQYYNSQHKGESRPSNEDRSKTVSPARPTSRSPAIKPHAEGHPSSKGESSSQLEPGLCHEMSPPMQRHLHTHHHTHHVGMGYPLMAAPYDPYAAVLANPQAAAVASISPYTARRE